From Zingiber officinale cultivar Zhangliang chromosome 5B, Zo_v1.1, whole genome shotgun sequence, the proteins below share one genomic window:
- the LOC121985150 gene encoding GDSL esterase/lipase CPRD49-like, with amino-acid sequence MVGPGRPVFVLFGSSIVQYSFSNGGWGAILADVYARKADILLRGYLGWNSRRAVQVVEEVFPKDAAVQPSLVIVNFGGNDSMGSDPSGLGPHVPLPEYVENMRKIATHLKSLSEKTRIIFLTPPPVNQEMFRGSQIGPLLTRLVRTNELLQMYSEACIKLCKEMDIKFIDMFNAIQMRDDWETACFTDGIHLSSEGSKIVVAEIIKVLKNAGWEPSLYWKSMPTEFSEDSPYDFIASDGVKTTNISNLTTHREFQWD; translated from the exons ATGGTAGGGCCAGGCCGCCCAGTCTTCGTGCTCTTCGGATCTTCCATCGTCCAGTACAGCTTCAGTAACGGCGGATGGGGAGCAATCCTAGCCGACGTCTATGCCCGCAAG GCTGATATTTTGCTGCGCGGATATCTTGGTTGGAATTCAAGACGTGCTGTTCAAGTAGTTGAAGAAGTTTTTCCAAAG GATGCAGCTGTGCAACCTTCTTTAGTGATAGTTAATTTTGGTGGCAATGACTCAATGGGCTCTGATCCATCTGGCCTAGGTCCTCATGTGCCTCTCCCAGAATATGTCGAGAACATGAGAAAGATAGCAACACATCTTAAG AGCTTATCTGAAAAGACACGCATTATCTTCCTTACTCCTCCACCAGTGAATCAAGAAATGTTTCGCGGCTCACAAATTGG TCCTTTATTAACTCGGTTAGTCCGGACTAATGAGTTGCTTCAGATGTACTCTGAAGCTTGTATAAAACTGTGCAAGGAGATGGACATAAAATTTATTGACATGTTCAATGCAATACAAATGAGGGATGACTGGGAAACTGCCTGTTTTAC TGATGGTATTCACTTGTCCTCCGAAGGAAGCAAGATAGTCGTAGCAGAGATAATTAAGGTCTTGAAAAATGCTGGTTGGGAGCCTTCTTTGTACTGGAAATCCATGCCAACAGAGTTTTCGGAGGATTCGCCTTATGATTTTATTGCTTCTGATGGAGTTAAAACAACCAACATTTCCAACTTGACTACTCACAGAGAATTCCAATGGGACTAG